Proteins from a single region of Colias croceus chromosome Z, ilColCroc2.1:
- the LOC123705116 gene encoding putative peptidyl-prolyl cis-trans isomerase dodo, whose protein sequence is MSNEKEDPLPEGWEMRKSRSTGMAYFLNTYTKQSQWERPDSPADPGDVRCSHILVKHAQSRRPSSWREENITRSKEEALQILEKYRKQIVAEEATFSHIASKYSDCSSAKRGGDLGLFGHGKMQKPFEEEAFKLKIGQLSKPVETDSGVHIILRTA, encoded by the coding sequence atgtCCAATGAAAAGGAAGACCCCTTGCCTGAAGGGTGGGAAATGAGAAAAAGTAGGTCTACCGGCATGGCATACTTTCTGAATACGTATACAAAACAATCGCAATGGGAGCGTCCTGACTCGCCCGCAGATCCCGGCGATGTACGGTGTAGCCATATTTTGGTAAAGCATGCACAGAGCCGACGCCCATCATCGTGGCGAGAAGAAAACATTACTCGCAGTAAAGAGGAAGCATTACAGATTCTCGAGAAATATAGAAAGCAAATTGTTGCCGAAGAAGCTACTTTCTCACATATTGCATCAAAGTACTCTGATTGTTCTTCAGCTAAACGTGGTGGTGATTTAGGCTTGTTTGGGCATGGAAAAATGCAGAAACCATTTGAAGAGGAAGCTTTCAAATTAAAGATCGGGCAATTGAGCAAGCCTGTTGAAACAGATTCAGGAGTACATATCATTCTTAGAACtgcttaa